The genomic region CAACTCTGTTCTCTTCCGGGGTTTATTATATACCTaaagatatatatatatatattataaaCATGCTGAGCTGTATTTATGACATGGTACACAGAGTTACGGGTAAAATGTCTTCGTAGCGGGAAGTTATCAACGCAACCATGCTGCTCTCTATGAGTTCATCCTGCTCAATTTCTActgttattgttttctatCTACGGTAAATTCTTTTCCCAACGtaatattgaagaaacgTGATTCGTTTCCGTGTTTGTGTTCCCCCCTTGTGTCGTTTTCTGTAAGTTATACCCGTAGTTCAATGCAAGGAACCGAAATAGCCTGAAGAACAACAAATATGATGAAGCAAGAACGTGGGGTGCACACGCAAGGCATGCCCGCGAGGCATGTTTGCGACACAAACGTAAATAAGAACTAAGCAGTGCGTGAATGTTCGGGATGGATCAGTTGTTTCGAATTACTACAAACTGTGAAGCGGGTACATGTAGGGTATGTAATATATGTGTTATTTGATAGGCCTGTACTTACATGGTAACCCGACCTTTTCTAGTGATTATGGTCAACTGTGTTATCATATAACCATGTAGGTTGGATTAAGGGGAGGGACTGGTGGAAACCTCGTGAATGGAATTTTGGATTCAATGGGAAAAGGTTATTATATTATTGATCACGTGGTGTCATTACTGGAGTCATGAATTGTCCTCAGTTTGTCCATGATACCACACGCATAGGGTCTCATCTCATTGATTTCCATCAAGGACAAGTTCTCTAGCTGTAAATGCGATTCGTTCAGGTACTGCAAACCCTTGTTGACTTTTCCCAAACGAACTTCTCGCAGATCTTGGACCTTAGATCTCAGTAGATGAACTGGATCCTGAAAATCATCGCTGCATCTGGCAAACAGCAGTGACGATACCACTAGCCAATTCCAGGGTAGATTGGAGAATCGTGATGggtttttcaattcaaaatctAAATACTTCTCCAGCTGTTGTAACGTCAGCCAACTGGGTACCACGACGTTACACTTTCCCTGTTGTTTTAACAGTAAAGCCAGCCATAACGTGACTTCGCAA from Kluyveromyces lactis strain NRRL Y-1140 chromosome D complete sequence harbors:
- the PSF2 gene encoding DNA replication protein PSF2 (similar to uniprot|P40359 Saccharomyces cerevisiae YJL072C PSF2 Subunit of the GINS complex (Sld5p Psf1p Psf2p Psf3p) which binds to DNA replication origins and facilitates assembly of the DNA replication machinery): MALPRDLSIGFSPQEIQFLIENEPTRIMPRITTRKTKKQLAKDPGAQWSLITCDDSTVNNMVAMNSCEVTLWLALLLKQQGKCNVVVPSWLTLQQLEKYLDFELKNPSRFSNLPWNWLVVSSLLFARCSDDFQDPVHLLRSKVQDLREVRLGKVNKGLQYLNESHLQLENLSLMEINEMRPYACGIMDKLRTIHDSSNDTT